In Solenopsis invicta isolate M01_SB chromosome 13, UNIL_Sinv_3.0, whole genome shotgun sequence, one DNA window encodes the following:
- the LOC105201729 gene encoding ral guanine nucleotide dissociation stimulator isoform X1 translates to MLWPVLGGDDGLSPTASPTPVATSAVPPAKGVNKLTPLLLCAPCKPGGHRKSQSSTQWYVQQPTWRLWGEERGDGVIYTVYLKKVRYHRPTRSLSASDSDDEISHLEWETVRVRFLKAGTVQRLVESLANDDGELESTYINIFLATYRAFTSPREVLELLLARYDALDGSVGCEQHRKTLVQALHVWLDAYPGDWKSPPNHPLLTRLLEFTQQRLIGSELELKAKHRLHRFQREDQIDSCMVYDNGRLPMRGSPDPMADHWGNYIFPEVPHRHFAEQLTRMDAEVFKKLVAHQCLGAVWSRKDRSRSHEAATVVATVNQFNAVSLRVISTILTDTTLKSQERARILETWIDVAQELRVLKNFSSLKAIVSGLQSNPVYRLEKCWQCMPREKHELFRELERIFSEENNAWTQRELLIKEGTAKFADTAGRSDRHLQKLFQKQNTNAGNISYGTIPYLGTFLTDLTMIDTAIPDTIADGLINFDKRRKEFEVLARIRLLQGAANAYNFSMDPVFDRWFHSVVVLDDREAYKLSCQIEPPPGNTLNNRGKKKQGHQGHRKNDSIASTSSSSSSQFYCDLDSLPSSPHNSLDRRTSPSQMSSSSSSSSLPSLDVSLSSGGGGSHQTRLAPPTGAMANGSTPNLAGLSSPSHSHKSSPDFYIIKVTMETDNVETEGVVLYKSIMLSNNERTPQVIRNAMLKLGLEGSPDQYTLAQVLPDREMVLPNSANVYYAVNTAHNLNFILRQRREPNDAISDSPRSKGNGHNHKR, encoded by the exons ATGCTGTGGCCGGTGTTGGGGGGGGATGACGGGCTGAGCCCCACAGCGTCGCCCACGCCGGTGGCGACCAGCGCCGTCCCCCCCGCGAAGGGGGTAAACAAACTGACCCCCCTGCTGCTCTGCGCCCCCTGCAAGCCCGGTGGCCACCGGAAGAGCCAGAGCTCCACCCAGTGGTACGTGCAACAG CCCACGTGGCGTTTATGGGGCGAGGAAAGGGGCGACGGCGTCATATACACGGTATACCTAAAGAAGGTCCGATACCACCGGCCCACGAGAAGTCTATCAGCATCG GACTCTGACGACGAAATCTCGCACTTGGAATGGGAGACGGTGAGGGTGCGCTTCCTGAAGGCTGGCACGGTGCAGCGGCTGGTCGAGAGCCTGGCGAACGACGACGGCGAGTTGGAGTCCACCTACATAAACATCTTCCTGGCGACGTACCGGGCGTTCACCAGCCCGCGTGAGGTCCTCGAGTTGCTACTCGCGCGATACGACGCCCTGGACGGGAGCGTCGGCTGCGAGCAGCACCGCAAGACCCTGGTCCAGGCTCTGCACGTCTGGCTGGATGCCTACCCGGGCGACTGGAAGTCACCCCCAAATCACCCGCTGCTCACCAGGCTCCTCGAGTTCACGCAGCAGCGCCTCATCGGCTCTGAGCTTGAGCTCAAGGCCAAGCACCGGCTGCACCGATTCCAGCGAGAGGATCAGATAG ACTCCTGCATGGTGTACGACAATGGCCGACTACCCATGCGCGGTTCCCCGGATCCGATGGCGGATCACTGGGGAAACTACATCTTCCCCGAGGTGCCCCACCGTCACTTCGCCGAGCAGCTGACTCGGATGGATGCCGAAGTGTTCAAGAAGCTGGTCGCCCACCAGTGTCTCGGCGCCGTGTGGTCCCGGAAGGATCGTTCCAGGAGCCACGAGGCCGCCACAGTGGTGGCGACCGTTAACCAATTCAACGCTGTCTCCCTGCGAGTAATCTCGACGATCCTAACGGACACAACGCTCAAGTCGCAGGAGCGCGCCAGGATTCTCGAGACGTGGATCGACGTTGCGCAGGAGTTGCGAGTACTCAAGAACTTCAGTAGTCTGAAGGCGATCGTCTCCGGCCTTCAGAGCAATCCGGTGTACCGACTGGAGAAGTGCTGGCAGTGCATGCCCCGCGAGAAGCACGAGCTCTTCCGCGAGCTCGAGAGGATATTCTCGGAGGAAAACAACGCCTGGACGCAGAGAGAGTTACTCATCAAAGAGGGCACTGCCAAGTTCGCCGACACCGCCGGCAGAAGCGATAGGCATCTGCAGAAGCTCTTTCAGAAACAGAATACTAACGCGGGC AACATTAGCTACGGCACGATACCGTACCTAGGAACCTTCCTGACTGACCTCACCATGATCGATACGGCGATACCGGACACGATAGCCGACGGTCTCATCAATTTCGACAAGAGACGGAAGGAGTTCGAGGTGCTAGCCAGAATAAGGCTTCTGCAGGGCGCGGCAAACGCGTATAATTTCAGTATGGACCCCGTGTTCGATCGTTGGTTCCACTCGGTGGTGGTGCTGGACGATCGGGAAGCGTACAAACTCAGTTGTCAGATCGAGCCACCACCGGGGAACACCCTCAATAATCGCGGCAAAAAGAAGCAG GGTCACCAGGGTCATCGGAAGAACGATTCGATCGCCTCCACGTCCAGTTCGAGCAGTTCGCAGTTTTACTGCGACCTCGACTCCCTCCCAAGTTCACCACACAACTCGCTAGATCGGCGAACATCACCATCGCAGATGTCCAGCTCGTCCTCTAGTTCGTCCCTACCATCCCTGGATGTGTCCCTGAGCTCCGGCGGAGGTGGCAGCCATCAGACTCGTCTGGCACCACCGACAGGCGCCATGGCCAACGGTAGCACTCCGAATCTCGCCGGGCTATCCAGTCCCAGCCACTCGCACAAGAGCTCGCCCGATTTCTACATCATCAAAGTCACCATGGAGACGGACAATGTGGAGACGGAAGGCGTGGTGCTGTACAAGTCAATAATGCTGTCGAACAACGAGCGGACGCCTCAGGTTATCCGAAACGCCATGCTGAAGCTCGGCCTCGAGGGCAGCCCCGATCAGTACACCTTGGCCCAGGTGCTACCTGATCGGGAGATGGTGCTACCCAACTCAGCCAACGTCTATTACGCTGTAAATACCGCGCACAATCTCAATTTCATACTGAGACAGAGGAGAGAGCCCAACGACGCGATCTCGGACAGTCCCAGGAGCAAAGGCAATGGTCACAATCACAAAAGGTAG
- the LOC105201729 gene encoding ral guanine nucleotide dissociation stimulator isoform X2 has product MSADNGDESLPTWRLWGEERGDGVIYTVYLKKVRYHRPTRSLSASDSDDEISHLEWETVRVRFLKAGTVQRLVESLANDDGELESTYINIFLATYRAFTSPREVLELLLARYDALDGSVGCEQHRKTLVQALHVWLDAYPGDWKSPPNHPLLTRLLEFTQQRLIGSELELKAKHRLHRFQREDQIDSCMVYDNGRLPMRGSPDPMADHWGNYIFPEVPHRHFAEQLTRMDAEVFKKLVAHQCLGAVWSRKDRSRSHEAATVVATVNQFNAVSLRVISTILTDTTLKSQERARILETWIDVAQELRVLKNFSSLKAIVSGLQSNPVYRLEKCWQCMPREKHELFRELERIFSEENNAWTQRELLIKEGTAKFADTAGRSDRHLQKLFQKQNTNAGNISYGTIPYLGTFLTDLTMIDTAIPDTIADGLINFDKRRKEFEVLARIRLLQGAANAYNFSMDPVFDRWFHSVVVLDDREAYKLSCQIEPPPGNTLNNRGKKKQGHQGHRKNDSIASTSSSSSSQFYCDLDSLPSSPHNSLDRRTSPSQMSSSSSSSSLPSLDVSLSSGGGGSHQTRLAPPTGAMANGSTPNLAGLSSPSHSHKSSPDFYIIKVTMETDNVETEGVVLYKSIMLSNNERTPQVIRNAMLKLGLEGSPDQYTLAQVLPDREMVLPNSANVYYAVNTAHNLNFILRQRREPNDAISDSPRSKGNGHNHKR; this is encoded by the exons CCCACGTGGCGTTTATGGGGCGAGGAAAGGGGCGACGGCGTCATATACACGGTATACCTAAAGAAGGTCCGATACCACCGGCCCACGAGAAGTCTATCAGCATCG GACTCTGACGACGAAATCTCGCACTTGGAATGGGAGACGGTGAGGGTGCGCTTCCTGAAGGCTGGCACGGTGCAGCGGCTGGTCGAGAGCCTGGCGAACGACGACGGCGAGTTGGAGTCCACCTACATAAACATCTTCCTGGCGACGTACCGGGCGTTCACCAGCCCGCGTGAGGTCCTCGAGTTGCTACTCGCGCGATACGACGCCCTGGACGGGAGCGTCGGCTGCGAGCAGCACCGCAAGACCCTGGTCCAGGCTCTGCACGTCTGGCTGGATGCCTACCCGGGCGACTGGAAGTCACCCCCAAATCACCCGCTGCTCACCAGGCTCCTCGAGTTCACGCAGCAGCGCCTCATCGGCTCTGAGCTTGAGCTCAAGGCCAAGCACCGGCTGCACCGATTCCAGCGAGAGGATCAGATAG ACTCCTGCATGGTGTACGACAATGGCCGACTACCCATGCGCGGTTCCCCGGATCCGATGGCGGATCACTGGGGAAACTACATCTTCCCCGAGGTGCCCCACCGTCACTTCGCCGAGCAGCTGACTCGGATGGATGCCGAAGTGTTCAAGAAGCTGGTCGCCCACCAGTGTCTCGGCGCCGTGTGGTCCCGGAAGGATCGTTCCAGGAGCCACGAGGCCGCCACAGTGGTGGCGACCGTTAACCAATTCAACGCTGTCTCCCTGCGAGTAATCTCGACGATCCTAACGGACACAACGCTCAAGTCGCAGGAGCGCGCCAGGATTCTCGAGACGTGGATCGACGTTGCGCAGGAGTTGCGAGTACTCAAGAACTTCAGTAGTCTGAAGGCGATCGTCTCCGGCCTTCAGAGCAATCCGGTGTACCGACTGGAGAAGTGCTGGCAGTGCATGCCCCGCGAGAAGCACGAGCTCTTCCGCGAGCTCGAGAGGATATTCTCGGAGGAAAACAACGCCTGGACGCAGAGAGAGTTACTCATCAAAGAGGGCACTGCCAAGTTCGCCGACACCGCCGGCAGAAGCGATAGGCATCTGCAGAAGCTCTTTCAGAAACAGAATACTAACGCGGGC AACATTAGCTACGGCACGATACCGTACCTAGGAACCTTCCTGACTGACCTCACCATGATCGATACGGCGATACCGGACACGATAGCCGACGGTCTCATCAATTTCGACAAGAGACGGAAGGAGTTCGAGGTGCTAGCCAGAATAAGGCTTCTGCAGGGCGCGGCAAACGCGTATAATTTCAGTATGGACCCCGTGTTCGATCGTTGGTTCCACTCGGTGGTGGTGCTGGACGATCGGGAAGCGTACAAACTCAGTTGTCAGATCGAGCCACCACCGGGGAACACCCTCAATAATCGCGGCAAAAAGAAGCAG GGTCACCAGGGTCATCGGAAGAACGATTCGATCGCCTCCACGTCCAGTTCGAGCAGTTCGCAGTTTTACTGCGACCTCGACTCCCTCCCAAGTTCACCACACAACTCGCTAGATCGGCGAACATCACCATCGCAGATGTCCAGCTCGTCCTCTAGTTCGTCCCTACCATCCCTGGATGTGTCCCTGAGCTCCGGCGGAGGTGGCAGCCATCAGACTCGTCTGGCACCACCGACAGGCGCCATGGCCAACGGTAGCACTCCGAATCTCGCCGGGCTATCCAGTCCCAGCCACTCGCACAAGAGCTCGCCCGATTTCTACATCATCAAAGTCACCATGGAGACGGACAATGTGGAGACGGAAGGCGTGGTGCTGTACAAGTCAATAATGCTGTCGAACAACGAGCGGACGCCTCAGGTTATCCGAAACGCCATGCTGAAGCTCGGCCTCGAGGGCAGCCCCGATCAGTACACCTTGGCCCAGGTGCTACCTGATCGGGAGATGGTGCTACCCAACTCAGCCAACGTCTATTACGCTGTAAATACCGCGCACAATCTCAATTTCATACTGAGACAGAGGAGAGAGCCCAACGACGCGATCTCGGACAGTCCCAGGAGCAAAGGCAATGGTCACAATCACAAAAGGTAG